The following are encoded in a window of Salinibacter ruber DSM 13855 genomic DNA:
- the fdxA gene encoding ferredoxin FdxA — translation MPYVVAEPCINCKYTDCVEVCPVDCFYEGPNFLAIQPDECIDCNACVPVCPVEAIYPEDQLPEEWEHYTQWNEYLANQWRDLGYNVTEKTGPLDDAEAWEDAEKSEEDILTWDV, via the coding sequence ATGCCGTACGTCGTTGCCGAGCCCTGTATTAACTGCAAGTACACCGACTGCGTCGAGGTCTGCCCGGTAGACTGCTTCTACGAGGGCCCGAACTTTCTGGCGATTCAGCCCGACGAGTGCATCGACTGCAACGCCTGCGTGCCCGTCTGTCCGGTCGAGGCCATCTACCCGGAAGACCAGCTTCCGGAGGAGTGGGAGCACTACACGCAGTGGAACGAGTATCTGGCCAACCAGTGGCGCGATCTCGGCTACAACGTGACGGAAAAGACCGGCCCCCTCGACGACGCGGAGGCGTGGGAGGACGCCGAAAAGTCCGAGGAGGACATCCTGACGTGGGACGTGTGA
- a CDS encoding lipoate--protein ligase gives MLPGPLLGGSRIRSCPSPMSSSLPAPELSAPDAPPPSPDDARAAPLVLIDNEGVTDPTLNLALEEWTLRNLDPQYRYLLFYVNEPSIIIGRNQNTLEEINRAYVEDRNVRVVRRMSGGGAVYHDEGNLNFSFMTDYKPGRLHNFNRFTRPLRRVLASMGVEAELEGRNDLVAGDGRKISGNAQFSTPRRMFSHGTLMFNTDRKALARALDVTPDKIDSKAHQSVRKRVANISEVGGRVYDVPTFRRLLVDGLFPQDETPVYTLRSDEWDAVEDLAERRYRRWAWNVGASPPFDVRRRERFEEGEVDVRLGIEDGKIDRIQIYGDFLGTWGTTAPLEHHLRGTPYAPEALRTKLAGVDVSPLLGGLTNDDFLALLYEEG, from the coding sequence ATGCTGCCCGGCCCCCTCCTCGGTGGTTCCCGCATCCGCTCCTGTCCGTCCCCCATGTCGTCTTCGCTTCCGGCCCCCGAGCTTTCGGCCCCCGATGCGCCGCCCCCGTCGCCCGACGACGCCCGGGCCGCGCCCCTGGTCCTGATCGACAACGAGGGGGTGACGGACCCGACCCTTAACCTTGCGCTTGAGGAATGGACGCTCCGGAATTTGGACCCGCAGTACCGGTACCTCCTCTTCTACGTCAACGAGCCGTCCATCATCATCGGGCGCAACCAAAACACCCTCGAAGAGATCAACCGGGCCTACGTGGAGGACCGAAACGTCCGCGTGGTGCGCCGCATGTCCGGGGGCGGAGCGGTGTACCACGACGAGGGGAACCTCAACTTCAGCTTCATGACGGACTACAAGCCGGGTCGCCTCCACAACTTCAACCGCTTTACGCGCCCCCTGCGCCGCGTGCTCGCCTCGATGGGCGTGGAGGCTGAACTGGAGGGCCGAAACGACCTGGTGGCGGGCGACGGCCGCAAGATCTCCGGGAACGCGCAGTTCTCCACCCCCCGGCGCATGTTCAGCCACGGCACGCTCATGTTCAACACCGACCGCAAGGCCCTGGCCCGCGCCCTGGACGTAACGCCGGATAAGATCGACTCGAAGGCACACCAGTCCGTGCGCAAGCGCGTGGCCAACATCTCCGAGGTCGGCGGCCGCGTCTACGATGTCCCCACCTTCCGGCGCCTCCTCGTCGACGGCCTCTTTCCCCAGGACGAGACGCCGGTCTACACCCTTCGCAGCGACGAATGGGACGCCGTCGAGGACCTTGCCGAGCGCCGCTACCGGCGGTGGGCGTGGAACGTGGGGGCGTCCCCGCCCTTCGACGTGCGCCGGCGCGAGCGTTTTGAAGAAGGAGAAGTCGACGTGCGGCTGGGCATCGAGGACGGCAAGATCGACCGCATTCAAATCTACGGCGACTTTCTGGGCACCTGGGGCACCACGGCCCCGCTGGAGCACCACCTCCGCGGCACCCCGTACGCGCCGGAGGCCCTTCGAACAAAGCTGGCAGGGGTGGACGTGTCGCCCCTGCTCGGGGGCCTCACCAACGACGACTTCCTGGCGCTGCTCTACGAGGAGGGCTGA
- a CDS encoding DUF3667 domain-containing protein gives MSSGPSEQHRQEESASEKRASGAHETATEGLTRATECPSCGTPFASDYCPSCGQAADPPISATAVVGGFFRELFDIENGFWPTLVGLTLRPGNTLRRYLEGARAGLASPGRYLLASVIIGIGINRFLAWTGVGEDPFDGPTPPATDDETTGLLVESIFAALGQWKQFFGAQIWTLSALLMAVLLGALLFRLFGERLSRAGEALTLGAFLSGHLELLNQGAKLLCSPAVFLWTGQPLKTPSFLLTVVIQVGFVGFTAHRCFGPGWRPGLKGAFAAGWALIEGMAISWIFLLGHAGWLALTRPERFGTPEGAPAVAGALFAGMGILSAVPLLLHAGAEAYYRLR, from the coding sequence ATGTCTTCTGGCCCCAGCGAGCAACACCGGCAGGAAGAGTCGGCTTCGGAAAAACGGGCTTCGGGAGCCCATGAAACTGCCACCGAGGGGCTCACCCGGGCCACCGAGTGTCCCAGCTGCGGGACGCCGTTTGCCAGCGACTACTGCCCGAGCTGCGGCCAGGCGGCAGATCCCCCCATTTCGGCCACCGCCGTGGTCGGCGGCTTCTTCCGAGAACTGTTCGACATCGAAAACGGCTTCTGGCCGACGCTCGTCGGGCTCACTCTTCGCCCGGGGAACACCCTCCGCCGGTACCTGGAGGGAGCCCGGGCTGGGCTGGCAAGCCCGGGGCGCTACCTCTTGGCGTCGGTGATCATCGGCATCGGGATCAATCGGTTTCTCGCCTGGACGGGGGTAGGAGAAGACCCGTTTGATGGCCCGACCCCTCCCGCCACCGACGATGAGACTACGGGCCTGCTCGTGGAGTCCATCTTTGCGGCCCTCGGCCAGTGGAAGCAGTTCTTCGGAGCCCAGATCTGGACCCTGTCGGCCCTGCTGATGGCGGTCTTGCTGGGGGCGCTGCTTTTTCGCTTGTTTGGCGAGCGGCTGAGTCGGGCCGGAGAGGCGCTGACGCTTGGCGCGTTCCTGAGCGGGCACCTGGAGCTGCTCAATCAGGGAGCCAAGCTTCTGTGCTCGCCCGCCGTGTTTTTGTGGACGGGACAGCCCTTGAAGACCCCGAGCTTTCTGCTCACGGTGGTTATTCAGGTTGGGTTTGTCGGATTCACGGCCCACCGGTGCTTCGGCCCGGGATGGAGGCCGGGGCTGAAGGGCGCTTTTGCTGCGGGGTGGGCATTGATTGAAGGGATGGCAATCAGCTGGATATTCCTGCTGGGACACGCCGGGTGGCTGGCACTGACCCGTCCTGAAAGGTTCGGCACGCCGGAAGGGGCGCCGGCGGTAGCTGGGGCGCTGTTTGCCGGGATGGGAATTCTCAGCGCGGTTCCACTTCTTCTGCACGCAGGCGCGGAGGCCTACTACCGCCTGCGGTAG
- the groL gene encoding chaperonin GroEL (60 kDa chaperone family; promotes refolding of misfolded polypeptides especially under stressful conditions; forms two stacked rings of heptamers to form a barrel-shaped 14mer; ends can be capped by GroES; misfolded proteins enter the barrel where they are refolded when GroES binds), with protein sequence MSKNPPDLSGGEVKAKQIRFDSDARSALQEGVDQMAEAVKVTLGPKGRNVVLEKSFGAPTITKDGVTVAKEIELEERLPNIGAQVLKEAASKTNDDAGDGTTTATVLAQSVINAGMKSVTSGANPMDVKRGITAAAEEVVTHLRNQSDPVEGKDRISQVATISANNDDAIGDLIADAFERVGQDGVITVEEARGIETYLDVVEGMQFDRGYLSPYFVTDSEEMEAVLEDAYILIYDDEVGNMQDLLPILEKVSQTSNPLLIIAEDVEGEALATLVVNKMRGTLKVSAVKAPGFGDRRQSMLEDIAVLTGGTVISEEKGYRLENATLDYLGQADRVTIDQDNTTIVGGEGSEEEIEARVNQIRQQIANSTSDYDQEKLQERLAKLAGGVAVLNVGAATEPEMKAQKALVEDALSATRAAVDEGVLPGGGVAYLRALESIEEVEVENEDQEIGVSIVREALEAPLRQIAENTGHEGSIVVQKVKDGEGDFGFNARTEEYGDLLDQGVLDPTKVTRSALENAASVGGMLLTTEAVIADLEDEDDDDGGGGGGGGMPAGGAGGMGGMGGMGGMM encoded by the coding sequence GTGAGCAAGAATCCCCCGGATTTATCCGGGGGAGAAGTCAAGGCGAAGCAAATAAGGTTTGACTCTGATGCACGAAGCGCCCTCCAGGAGGGCGTGGACCAGATGGCGGAAGCCGTCAAGGTCACGCTCGGCCCGAAGGGGCGGAACGTCGTGCTTGAGAAATCCTTTGGCGCCCCGACGATCACGAAGGACGGCGTCACAGTCGCAAAAGAAATTGAATTGGAGGAGCGCCTTCCCAACATCGGCGCCCAGGTGCTGAAGGAGGCCGCGTCGAAGACCAACGACGACGCCGGCGACGGCACGACGACGGCGACCGTGCTGGCCCAGTCCGTCATCAACGCTGGCATGAAGAGCGTCACGTCCGGCGCCAACCCGATGGACGTGAAGCGCGGCATCACCGCGGCGGCCGAGGAGGTCGTGACGCACCTTCGCAACCAGAGCGACCCGGTCGAGGGTAAGGACCGCATCTCGCAGGTCGCCACGATTTCGGCCAACAACGACGACGCGATTGGCGATCTCATCGCCGACGCGTTTGAGCGTGTTGGGCAGGACGGTGTGATCACCGTCGAGGAGGCCCGCGGCATCGAGACGTACCTCGACGTGGTCGAGGGCATGCAGTTCGACCGCGGCTACCTCTCCCCCTACTTCGTGACCGACTCCGAGGAGATGGAGGCGGTGCTCGAGGATGCCTACATTCTCATCTACGACGACGAGGTCGGCAACATGCAGGACCTGCTGCCGATCCTCGAGAAGGTCAGCCAGACCAGCAACCCGCTGCTGATCATCGCCGAGGACGTGGAGGGAGAGGCCCTCGCCACGCTCGTGGTGAACAAGATGCGCGGCACGCTGAAGGTCTCCGCCGTGAAGGCGCCCGGATTCGGCGACCGTCGCCAGTCGATGCTCGAGGACATCGCCGTCCTCACCGGCGGCACGGTCATCAGCGAGGAGAAGGGCTACCGCCTCGAGAACGCCACGCTCGACTACCTCGGGCAGGCCGACCGCGTCACCATCGACCAGGACAACACGACGATTGTTGGCGGCGAAGGCTCGGAGGAGGAGATTGAGGCCCGGGTCAACCAGATCCGGCAGCAGATCGCCAACTCCACCTCCGACTACGACCAGGAGAAGCTGCAGGAGCGCCTCGCGAAGCTTGCCGGCGGCGTGGCGGTGCTGAACGTGGGCGCCGCGACCGAGCCGGAGATGAAGGCCCAGAAGGCGCTGGTGGAGGATGCGCTCAGCGCGACCCGCGCGGCCGTCGACGAAGGCGTGCTTCCGGGCGGCGGCGTGGCCTACCTCCGCGCCCTTGAGTCCATCGAAGAGGTCGAGGTCGAGAACGAGGACCAGGAGATCGGCGTCTCGATCGTGCGGGAGGCCCTGGAGGCCCCGCTGCGCCAGATCGCCGAGAACACCGGCCACGAAGGCTCGATCGTCGTCCAGAAGGTGAAGGACGGCGAGGGCGACTTCGGCTTCAACGCCCGCACCGAGGAGTACGGAGATCTTCTTGATCAGGGCGTGCTCGACCCGACGAAGGTCACGCGCTCTGCGCTGGAGAACGCCGCGTCCGTGGGCGGCATGCTGCTGACCACCGAAGCTGTAATCGCCGACCTCGAAGACGAGGACGACGACGACGGCGGTGGCGGCGGTGGCGGCGGAATGCCTGCTGGCGGTGCCGGCGGCATGGGCGGCATGGGTGGCATGGGTGGCATGATGTAA
- a CDS encoding RNA-guided endonuclease InsQ/TnpB family protein, with amino-acid sequence MAQKKGFKYRFYPTDKQKAVLAKVFGHTRYVWNWALELRTDAYYEEGESLSYTDTAKRLTDLKKEKTWLREVSSVALQQKLRDLDQAFQNFFDGRCGYPNFKSKHDKQAARFASNAFTLHGKKLSVAKVPGSLNVRWSRDLPDEAKPTSVTLTKDPAGRYFVSITSAVPEPDPEPTVTDGDGNQKSVGIDLGIADIVVTSDGWKSGNPRHLENDLYRLRKAQRRLSRKEKNGSDGPSENWKKQKRRVAKIHAEIKDKREDFLHKLSRRVVDENQVIALESLSVKGMQQNRSLARPISDTGWSTLVRMIEYKAKEAGRTVVKIDRWFPSTKRCSECGYVTESKPLSVRSWDCPRCDTTHDRDINAAKNIRTAGLAGAFQKANDSGGHSKTRDAFRIERFGANAHGPVNE; translated from the coding sequence ATGGCTCAAAAGAAAGGCTTCAAGTATCGGTTCTACCCGACCGATAAGCAGAAGGCGGTTCTCGCCAAAGTCTTCGGGCACACCCGGTACGTATGGAATTGGGCCTTGGAGCTTCGTACCGATGCCTACTACGAAGAAGGTGAGAGCCTGAGCTACACTGATACCGCCAAGCGTCTGACCGACCTCAAGAAAGAGAAAACTTGGCTCCGCGAGGTCTCGTCGGTGGCGCTTCAACAGAAGCTCCGCGACCTCGACCAAGCCTTTCAGAATTTCTTCGATGGGCGGTGTGGGTATCCCAATTTTAAGTCGAAGCACGATAAACAGGCTGCTCGCTTTGCCTCCAACGCCTTCACGCTTCACGGCAAGAAACTGTCGGTGGCGAAAGTGCCGGGAAGCCTGAACGTGCGTTGGAGCCGTGATCTTCCCGACGAAGCTAAACCGACCTCGGTCACGCTCACGAAAGATCCGGCAGGTCGGTACTTCGTGAGTATCACTTCCGCGGTGCCTGAACCGGACCCAGAGCCAACAGTCACCGACGGAGATGGCAACCAGAAGTCGGTCGGCATTGATCTGGGCATAGCCGACATCGTTGTCACCTCCGACGGTTGGAAATCGGGCAATCCGAGGCATTTGGAAAATGACCTGTACCGTCTTCGCAAAGCGCAGCGCCGTCTTTCTCGTAAGGAGAAGAATGGATCTGACGGTCCGAGCGAGAACTGGAAGAAGCAAAAGCGGCGCGTAGCGAAAATCCACGCCGAGATCAAGGACAAACGAGAGGACTTTCTTCACAAGCTGTCTCGACGGGTCGTTGACGAGAACCAAGTCATCGCCCTGGAGAGCTTAAGCGTCAAAGGAATGCAGCAAAACCGAAGTCTCGCTCGACCCATCAGCGACACCGGATGGTCGACGCTCGTCCGGATGATCGAGTATAAGGCCAAGGAAGCTGGCCGGACGGTTGTCAAGATCGACCGCTGGTTCCCTTCGACCAAAAGATGTTCTGAATGCGGCTACGTCACCGAGAGCAAGCCGCTGTCGGTGCGGTCGTGGGACTGCCCTCGTTGTGATACCACCCACGACCGGGACATCAACGCCGCCAAAAACATTCGTACCGCTGGGCTGGCGGGAGCCTTCCAAAAGGCTAATGACTCTGGAGGACACAGTAAGACGCGGGACGCCTTCCGGATCGAACGGTTCGGGGCAAACGCGCATGGTCCTGTGAATGAGTAA
- a CDS encoding alkaline phosphatase — MIPDGFGPASVTMARDYLRWRDGQKELPYDSLQVGSIRTYASDSYITDSAAGGTALATGTKTYNGAVAVDTSRQAVATLLEGAERRGMSTGLVVTSRLTHATPAVFSSHVPDRGQENRIARQQLNKDIEVMLGGGRRHFLPQSAEGSAREDDLDLLQAAQDRGYEVVQTASELSRAGEGQTQENRLLGLFSPGHMAYEIDRDHTQQPSLAAMTETAIDRLSGNGEGYFLMVEGSRIDHAGHGNDAASHLRDILAFNRAAKSALEAAQEDDNTLVVIVSDHETGGLTLGRNRDGEGIYSWRPETLAAVEASSGAIADSIRSIRSTGASEAAKRKRIAGTLTRLTGVQDVPTEIVSNLMAVEGPYAVGNAVSPLVNRQALVGWTSHAHTAVDVNLYAYGPGANAFVGHHDNTTIAQKLANLMDVDLESLTGTLRAGRDAR, encoded by the coding sequence ATGATCCCTGATGGCTTCGGGCCCGCCAGCGTGACCATGGCCCGGGACTACCTCCGGTGGCGCGACGGCCAGAAGGAGCTTCCCTACGATAGCCTCCAGGTAGGGAGCATTCGCACCTACGCCTCTGACAGCTACATCACCGACTCGGCGGCCGGGGGCACGGCCCTCGCTACGGGCACAAAAACCTACAACGGGGCGGTTGCGGTCGATACCTCCCGCCAGGCGGTGGCGACGCTGCTGGAGGGGGCCGAGCGGCGCGGCATGTCCACCGGGCTTGTCGTGACGAGTCGCCTGACCCACGCCACCCCGGCGGTCTTCTCGTCCCATGTGCCGGACCGCGGTCAGGAGAACCGCATCGCTCGCCAGCAGCTCAACAAGGACATCGAGGTCATGCTGGGTGGGGGCCGGCGCCACTTCCTGCCTCAGTCGGCTGAGGGAAGCGCCCGGGAGGACGACCTCGACCTTCTGCAGGCGGCCCAGGACCGGGGGTACGAGGTGGTCCAGACGGCGAGCGAATTGAGCCGAGCCGGCGAGGGCCAGACGCAGGAGAATCGCCTTCTGGGCCTGTTCAGCCCAGGGCACATGGCCTACGAGATCGACCGCGACCACACCCAGCAGCCAAGCCTCGCGGCGATGACGGAAACCGCCATCGACCGCCTGTCCGGCAACGGGGAGGGATACTTCCTGATGGTCGAGGGCAGCCGCATCGACCATGCCGGCCACGGCAACGACGCCGCTTCTCACCTCCGAGACATCCTGGCCTTCAACCGGGCGGCAAAGAGCGCGCTGGAGGCTGCCCAGGAGGACGACAACACGCTGGTGGTCATCGTGTCGGACCACGAGACCGGCGGTCTCACGCTGGGCCGAAACCGGGACGGAGAGGGGATCTACTCCTGGCGCCCGGAGACGCTGGCCGCCGTGGAGGCCTCCAGCGGCGCCATTGCCGACAGCATCCGATCGATCCGCTCCACCGGAGCAAGCGAGGCGGCAAAGCGGAAGCGCATTGCCGGCACGTTGACCCGCCTGACCGGCGTTCAAGACGTGCCGACGGAGATCGTCTCCAACCTGATGGCGGTCGAGGGGCCCTACGCCGTCGGAAACGCCGTCTCTCCACTTGTCAACCGGCAGGCCCTGGTCGGGTGGACGAGCCACGCCCACACGGCAGTTGACGTGAACCTCTACGCCTACGGGCCCGGGGCAAACGCGTTTGTCGGCCACCACGACAACACCACCATTGCCCAAAAGCTTGCAAACCTCATGGATGTGGATCTGGAGTCGCTCACCGGCACCCTGCGTGCGGGGCGGGACGCCCGGTAG
- a CDS encoding ferredoxin: protein MTRDIAGLTVEIDRTLCIGSGSCVGLAGEIFEIDEQNLVRFQEDPPDIDPERLKEACAVCPVDALRVYDDDEQVVP from the coding sequence ATGACACGCGACATTGCGGGCCTGACCGTTGAAATTGACCGGACCCTTTGTATCGGGTCGGGCAGCTGCGTCGGGCTCGCCGGCGAAATCTTCGAGATCGACGAACAAAACCTCGTGCGCTTCCAGGAGGATCCCCCGGACATCGATCCGGAGCGGCTGAAGGAGGCCTGTGCCGTGTGCCCGGTCGATGCGCTCCGGGTTTATGATGACGACGAGCAGGTGGTGCCGTAA
- a CDS encoding helix-turn-helix transcriptional regulator, producing MPVLDLLQSETKRRLLRLMNRRGEITLNDALEKIDRARPTLRDHLDQMGRDGLVTRRSKREGRGRPSMCYRMTSRAERLFPRREGAVFAEFLAYLEEQGRDQLIEEFFQSFWNDRLDEVERRLSGSLESADTRQIVDVLKAVLEEAGFMPEVRVEEDRVVVEECNCPFAEIIGATELPCASETCFYEALFGRVERTRHIPDGDEACAYELPVLQQQ from the coding sequence ATGCCCGTCCTCGACCTTCTTCAGTCCGAGACAAAACGTCGGCTTCTCCGGCTCATGAACCGTCGGGGTGAAATCACCCTCAACGACGCGCTGGAGAAGATCGACCGGGCGCGCCCGACGCTGCGGGACCACCTCGATCAGATGGGACGAGATGGACTCGTGACCCGTCGTTCTAAGCGAGAGGGACGCGGGCGCCCGAGCATGTGCTACCGCATGACCTCGCGTGCCGAGCGGCTCTTTCCCCGGCGGGAGGGGGCGGTCTTTGCCGAGTTTCTGGCGTATCTGGAGGAGCAGGGACGGGATCAGCTCATTGAGGAGTTCTTCCAGTCGTTCTGGAACGACCGCCTGGACGAGGTGGAGCGCCGTCTCTCCGGATCGTTGGAGTCGGCGGACACGCGGCAGATCGTTGACGTTCTGAAGGCGGTGCTCGAAGAGGCTGGATTTATGCCCGAGGTGCGCGTTGAGGAGGACAGGGTCGTCGTCGAGGAGTGCAACTGCCCGTTCGCGGAGATTATCGGCGCCACCGAGCTTCCCTGCGCGTCGGAGACCTGCTTTTACGAAGCCCTGTTCGGGCGCGTGGAGCGGACGCGTCACATTCCCGATGGGGATGAGGCCTGTGCCTATGAGCTGCCGGTCCTTCAACAGCAGTAG
- a CDS encoding flavin-containing monooxygenase — MPSTNPPAPATRDADTAEADVAIIGTGFAGLGAAIRLLQEGMTDIVVLERADEVGGVWRENRYPGCACDTASHLYSFSFAPKADWSRRFAGRDEIFAYLKQCATQFGVRPHIRFGHAVRRAVWDEDDRRWHIETSEGTYVARALICGVGAHSQPLIPDLPGQERFEGRAFHSSGWPEGFDPSGRRVAVVGTGASAVQIVPALQPHVEHLTLFQRTPAWVVPHGDREIPPAVHELFRRVPMLLRAWRFALHHLREATGWLFWDRRVARLVEPLVRYWMRSQISDPDLRETLIPDYALGCKRILHSDTYLPALSEPNVTVVDGAAREVHPEGVSGPEDVSGPAGPRDADVIVYCTGFQSTKMPLSHSIYGREGRALAETWGDSPRAHLGTTVAGYPNLFLLRGPNTGLGHNSILPMIEAQIEHILGALRHMGDAGIAAVEPRAAAQARFVRQVDRWSEGTVWTDGGCRSWYLDTTGRNAVLWPCSVAAFRRRVTDFDPSEYAMIRHTRRPAAAR; from the coding sequence ATGCCATCCACGAACCCACCCGCACCCGCCACGAGGGATGCCGACACGGCAGAGGCCGATGTCGCGATCATTGGAACAGGCTTCGCCGGGCTCGGCGCAGCGATTCGGCTCCTGCAGGAGGGCATGACGGACATCGTCGTACTTGAGCGCGCAGACGAGGTCGGGGGCGTCTGGCGCGAGAACCGCTATCCGGGCTGTGCCTGCGACACCGCCTCGCACCTCTATTCGTTTTCCTTCGCGCCGAAGGCAGACTGGAGCCGTCGCTTTGCGGGGCGGGATGAGATCTTTGCCTACCTGAAGCAGTGTGCGACGCAGTTCGGCGTGCGCCCGCACATCCGGTTCGGGCACGCGGTCCGTCGCGCAGTGTGGGACGAGGACGACCGTCGCTGGCACATCGAGACATCGGAGGGGACCTACGTGGCGCGGGCGCTCATCTGTGGCGTCGGGGCCCACTCCCAGCCCCTCATCCCCGACCTGCCCGGGCAAGAGCGCTTCGAGGGCCGGGCGTTTCACTCGTCCGGCTGGCCCGAGGGCTTTGACCCGTCCGGGCGCCGCGTGGCCGTCGTCGGCACGGGGGCCTCGGCGGTGCAGATCGTGCCGGCGCTGCAGCCGCACGTCGAGCACCTGACGCTCTTCCAGCGCACGCCGGCGTGGGTGGTCCCGCATGGGGACCGGGAGATCCCACCGGCCGTCCACGAGCTGTTTCGCCGCGTGCCGATGCTCCTGCGGGCCTGGCGCTTCGCGTTGCACCACCTCCGCGAGGCCACCGGCTGGCTCTTCTGGGACCGGCGCGTCGCTCGCCTCGTGGAGCCGCTCGTCCGGTACTGGATGCGGAGCCAGATCTCAGACCCCGATCTGCGCGAGACGCTGATCCCCGACTACGCGCTCGGCTGCAAGCGCATTCTCCACTCGGATACGTACCTCCCTGCTCTCTCGGAGCCGAACGTGACCGTCGTCGACGGGGCCGCCCGCGAGGTGCATCCGGAGGGCGTGTCTGGGCCAGAGGACGTGTCCGGGCCGGCGGGCCCCCGCGACGCTGATGTGATCGTCTACTGCACGGGGTTTCAGTCGACGAAGATGCCGCTTAGCCACAGCATCTACGGCCGGGAGGGGCGGGCGCTGGCGGAGACCTGGGGCGACTCCCCGCGGGCGCACCTGGGCACGACGGTGGCGGGGTATCCGAATCTGTTTCTTCTTCGGGGCCCGAACACCGGTCTCGGCCACAACTCGATTCTGCCGATGATCGAGGCACAAATCGAACACATCCTCGGCGCGCTGCGGCACATGGGCGACGCGGGGATCGCCGCCGTCGAGCCGCGGGCTGCCGCGCAGGCCCGCTTCGTGCGCCAGGTGGACCGCTGGTCGGAGGGCACCGTCTGGACCGACGGCGGGTGCCGCAGCTGGTACCTCGACACCACGGGCCGCAACGCCGTGCTGTGGCCGTGCTCCGTTGCCGCCTTCCGCCGCCGCGTTACCGACTTCGACCCGTCGGAGTACGCCATGATACGCCACACCCGGCGCCCCGCTGCGGCGCGCTGA
- a CDS encoding BrxA/BrxB family bacilliredoxin — protein MPYPKSMVEPMRKELTRLGIDELKSPDDVDAAFGAAEDETLLLIINSVCGCAAGGARPAVAQALETGPTPDHAVTVFAGQDVAATDYVRDTHLPGIPPSSPFMALFRNGQPVYVIERKHIEGREPAAISADLVEALQAYCTDEAPPSDAPSRPDLSSSPNAGGLPSTFQSIS, from the coding sequence ATGCCCTACCCCAAGTCCATGGTCGAGCCGATGCGCAAGGAGCTCACGCGCCTCGGCATCGACGAGCTCAAAAGCCCCGACGACGTCGACGCGGCCTTCGGAGCCGCCGAGGACGAGACCCTGCTCCTCATCATCAACTCCGTGTGCGGTTGCGCGGCGGGCGGCGCCCGGCCGGCCGTGGCGCAGGCCCTGGAAACCGGCCCGACGCCGGACCACGCGGTGACGGTGTTCGCCGGCCAGGACGTGGCGGCCACCGACTACGTCCGGGACACGCATCTGCCCGGCATTCCCCCGTCCTCGCCGTTCATGGCCCTCTTCCGGAACGGCCAGCCGGTCTACGTCATCGAGCGGAAACACATTGAGGGCCGAGAGCCGGCGGCGATCAGCGCGGACCTGGTCGAGGCCCTCCAGGCGTACTGCACCGACGAGGCGCCCCCGTCGGATGCCCCGAGTCGCCCCGACCTCAGCTCGTCGCCCAACGCCGGGGGCCTGCCCTCCACGTTCCAGTCGATTAGCTGA